In one window of Brenneria goodwinii DNA:
- a CDS encoding ABC transporter permease, protein MEEVTFWQLISFGENGWGKLLLMGTGMTLALSCGGFLIGALIGTLGAWAKICGNRPVRYLADGYTTIIRGVPDLLIIYLLYFGGSSALTMLARLFGSNEFLGLPGFVAGVIAVGVSSGAQQTEVYRGAFYAVSKGEIEAAKACGMSTMLRLKRIIMPLLLRHAIPALGNVWQLVLKASALVSVTGVAELLTQSQTGAGSTGKPFDFFMAAAMLYLLISICSGWIMRRTEAHYSRGVKR, encoded by the coding sequence GTGGAAGAAGTGACTTTCTGGCAACTCATCAGTTTTGGTGAAAATGGCTGGGGGAAATTATTATTAATGGGTACGGGAATGACGCTCGCACTGTCATGCGGTGGATTCCTGATTGGCGCACTAATCGGTACGCTCGGCGCCTGGGCAAAAATTTGCGGTAATCGTCCGGTACGTTATCTTGCCGACGGCTATACCACCATCATCCGTGGCGTGCCTGATCTGCTAATCATCTACTTACTTTATTTCGGCGGCAGCTCGGCATTAACCATGCTTGCCAGATTATTCGGCAGTAATGAATTTCTGGGGCTTCCCGGTTTTGTCGCCGGGGTCATCGCCGTCGGCGTTTCCTCCGGCGCACAGCAGACAGAAGTGTATCGCGGCGCGTTTTATGCCGTATCCAAAGGTGAAATTGAAGCCGCCAAAGCCTGCGGGATGTCAACCATGCTGCGTCTGAAGCGCATCATCATGCCGCTGCTGTTGCGTCATGCGATCCCGGCGCTGGGCAATGTCTGGCAACTGGTGCTGAAGGCGTCGGCTCTGGTGTCGGTCACCGGCGTCGCCGAATTACTGACCCAGTCGCAGACCGGCGCGGGGTCGACGGGCAAACCGTTTGACTTCTTTATGGCGGCGGCAATGCTGTATCTGCTTATCTCCATCTGTTCCGGCTGGATCATGCGCCGGACAGAAGCTCATTATTCCCGGGGTGTGAAACGCTGA